One genomic region from Syngnathus typhle isolate RoL2023-S1 ecotype Sweden linkage group LG17, RoL_Styp_1.0, whole genome shotgun sequence encodes:
- the s1pr5a gene encoding sphingosine 1-phosphate receptor 5a, protein MSTDSIHVAYAVATPSEMGFSPSTGNLLRMFREYQSNAVILEHYNFTGKLKENKYKEGLKPEAIAFLLVCLLIILENAVVLVAIWKNKKFHVPMYYLLGNLTLSDMLAGFAYMVNLMTSGANTLSMTPVLWFLREGGVFIMLAASVVSLLAIAIERHVTMVRMKPYQGDKQGRMFALIGASWVLSVLLGVLPVLGWNCMGQLDQCSTVLPLYAKSYILFCVTVFIAILMSIVVLYVRIFRIVKSNTQRLGSGPQRKGLCRKSQKYMALLKTVTIVLGVFIACWLPLFILLLLDFFCPTKQCQVLFKADYFLGIAMFNSLLNPIIYTLTSKDMRRAILRLLCSRCLLTKDGQVKKIGMPFLECSTSKTDAAASHRLEGVETTVSSGNFTPSTIKAIFPKLSKT, encoded by the coding sequence ATGTCAACAGATTCTATCCACGTTGCTTACGCTGTGGCAACTCCATCCGAGATGGGCTTCTCCCCGTCAACAGGAAACCTGCTTCGGATGTTTCGGGAGTACCAGAGTAATGCGGTCATCCTCGAGCACTACAACTTCACAGGCAAGCTGAAGGAGAACAAATACAAGGAAGGACTCAAACCGGAGGCCATTGCCTTTCTGCTGGTCTGCCTGCTTATCATTCTAGAAAATGCCGTGGTGCTCGTGGCCATCTGGAAGAACAAGAAGTTCCATGTGCCCATGTATTATTTACTGGGTAACCTGACTCTGTCCGACATGTTGGCAGGTTTCGCCTACATGGTCAACCTCATGACGTCTGGTGCCAACACATTAAGCATGACCCCCGTGTTGTGGTTCCTAAGGGAAGGGGGCGTGTTCATCATGCTGGCGGCATCCGTCGTCAGTCTCCTGGCCATCGCCATCGAGCGCCACGTTACCATGGTGAGGATGAAGCCGTACCAGGGCGACAAGCAGGGCCGAATGTTCGCCCTGATCGGGGCGAGCTGGGTGCTGTCCGTGCTGCTGGGCGTCCTGCCCGTTCTGGGTTGGAACTGTATGGGTCAGCTGGACCAGTGCTCTACCGTCCTGCCGCTCTACGCCAAGAGTTACATCCTCTTCTGCGTCACCGTCTTCATCGCCATCCTCATGTCCATTGTGGTTCTCTACGTGCGCATCTTCCGCATCGTTAAGTCCAACACCCAGAGACTGGGCTCAGGCCCGCAAAGAAAAGGCCTGTGCCGGAAGTCCCAAAAGTACATGGCCCTGCTCAAGACCGTCACCATAGTCCTGGGAGTCTTCATCGCATGCTGGCTGCCGCTCTTCATCTTGCTGTTGCTCGACTTCTTCTGCCCGACCAAACAGTGTCAAGTGCTCTTCAAGGCTGACTATTTCCTGGGCATCGCCATGTTCAACTCCCTTCTCAATCCCATCATCTACACTCTGACCAGCAAGGACATGAGGAGAGCCATCCTCAGGCTGCTCTGCAGTCGCTGCCTTCTAACCAAAGACGGACAAGTGAAGAAGATCGGGATGCCCTTCTTGGAATGCAGCACCAGTAAGACGGACGCTGCTGCTTCTCACAGACTGGAGGGAGTGGAGACCACCGTGTCTTCTGGGAATTTTACACCTTCAACGATAAAAGCCATCTTCCCTAAATTGTCCAAGACATGA
- the spc24 gene encoding kinetochore protein Spc24, with protein sequence MSLNNFQDIQESLDALVDLTSSQPEILTQMRAAQQTFYDRHVETKETVMQILKDVTQQEEVVVHHLTDMKEKKMLQEKEQENLDDQLRQLTAKNQMLDSELRFLQSELERLRSPDDELTMLQNEVDEDTTEIIPSAIYVAKLNYLITRIDWEYDTEPHILKGVHYGPDVATPINIDTTVTSQSDIADQLWSFVSDEW encoded by the exons ATGTCACTGAATAACTTCCAAGACATTCAGGAATCTCTGGATGCACTGGTGGACTTGACCAGCAGTCAACCTGAGATACTAACTCAGATGAGAGCTGCGCAGCAGACCTTTTATGATCGACATGTGGAGACAAAAGAGACAGTGATGCAGATTTTAAAAG ATGTGACTCAGCAAGAGGAGGTTGTAGTCCACCACCTTACTGACATGAAGGAGAAGAAGATGCTACAGGAAAAAGAGCAGGAGAACCTGGACGATCAGCTGAGGCAGTTAACTGCCAAGAATCAAATGTTGGACTCAGAATTGCG GTTCCTGCAGAGCGAGTTGGAACGACTGAGGAGCCCGGACGACGAGCTcacaatgttgcagaatgaGGTGGACGAAGACACCACAGAGATCATCCCTTCTGCAAT ATATGTTGCAAAGCTGAACTACCTAATAACCAGGATCGATTGGGAATATGATACAGAGCCGCACATCCTTAAAGGAG TGCATTATGGGCCAGATGTTGCAACTCCCATCAACATCGACACCACTGTGACATCTCAAAGTGACATAGCTGACCAGTTATGGAGTTTTGTGAGTGATGAGTGGTAG
- the kri1 gene encoding protein KRI1 homolog, with translation MSDEEGFRINTEFAKRYDIYRQKEELQKLKDRFGDREVNDYSESTESSSDESEVDLDPEVERDFYRTLSLLKKKDPKIYQEDAKFYSDTPNDDVKPSTSKSKVKPMYLKDYERKVILEKEGKYDDEDSDSDDEEAAKRRARASSPSYIQEQKQLKESLRKFVHESDDDDDGKNSSGEEVSQLLTRRIKTQEEKDKEEADYLEWLKGQADFDGPEEVKDMKYLRDYWNDPKLDEKECFLRDYVLNKRYKDDDDDDDDERIPTYEEVVQDDVEDSEEEGETFLERQQLFERSYNFRFEEPDAHQIKSYPRNIATSVRTKDDRRKRKREEVKERKKMEKQQKREQLKQLKNLKRKEIMEKLKTLQALTGNDDLAFSHADLDGDFDPNHHDQLMQKFFGDNYYEEQEEEKPQFEDDDNLEEHWNWDTWTGEEREETYEDEADYDASEPHCDDQDFIMDADYDPSQHSESKKKKKERKKMKKEDLPQMGKKRKKSQFAEAVMKSKPVFDPQEKSFEQYLDEYYKLDYEDVIDDLPCRFRYRQVLPNDFGLSTDEILSAEDKELNRWCSLRKTCMFRSDQEEMNDLRNFKLKSQNFKKRKEILVSLYSENNNEVSTAKSTMGKKRRDRVKNAERRNREDEDGATASMMDTSDETAQTLRQSGSDEEGPEEEFLKKKLKLEDTSEEEVGSNVEEPEEEIKLEEKAKPPAADDKVHVKDVAKTKLAKKKQKQSGGRGKRTVGVKIGDQEFSKQRLKAYGLNPKRLFFRQLGRQRRKDQQKKEKQKNKTA, from the exons ATGTCTGATGAAGAAGGTTTTAGAATCAACACAGAATTCGCAAAGAGATATGACATCTACAGACAGAAGGAAGAGCTGCAGAAGT TGAAGGATCGTTTTGGAGACCGAGAAGTGAACGATTATTCCGAATCGACCGAATCCAGTTCGGATGAGAGTGAAGTG GACTTGGATCCAGAGGTTGAAAGGGACTTTTACAGGACATTGTCACTCTTGAAGAAGAAAGACCCGAAGATCTATCAGGAAGATGCCAAATTCTACTCAG ACACACCAAACGATGATGTCAAACCATCAACCTCAAAGTCAAAAGTAAAGCCCATGTACCTGAAGGACTATGAGCGTAAAGTCATTCTGGAGAAGGAGGG aaaatacGACGACGAGGATAGTGACAGTGATGATGAGGAGGCAGCCAAAAGACGAGCG aGGGCCTCTTCCCCCAGCTACATTCAGGAGCAGAAGCAGTTGAAAGAAAG TTTACGCAAGTTCGTCCACGagagcgatgatgatgatgacggcaAGAATAGTAGTGGAGAAGAAGTTTCCCAGCTGTTAACTAGGAGGATAAAAACACAGGAGGAAAAG gacaaagaggaagcggactATTTGGAGTGGCTCAAAGGGCAGGCTGATTTTGATGGACCAGAGGAGGTGAAGGACATG AAATATCTACGAGACTACTGGAATGATCCAAAACTGGATGAGAAGGAATGTTTCCTCCGAGACTACGTTCTAAACAAACGCTACaaagatgacgacgatgatgatgatgatgagag GATCCCGACCTACGAGGAGGTGGTCCAGGACGATGTGGAGGATTCCGAAGAGGAAGGCGAGACGTTCTTGGAGCGACAGCAGCTTTTTGAGAGAAGCTATAATTTCCGTTTTGAGGAGCCCGATGCTCATCAAATCAAGAGCTACCCTCGCAACATCGCCACCTCGGTGCGCACCAAAGACGATCGCAGGAAACGCAAAAGGGAGGAAgtgaaagaaaggaagaaaatg GAGAAACAGCAAAAACGGGAGCAGCTGAAGCAACTGAAGAACTTGAAGCGAAAAGAGATCATGGAGAAGCTGAAGACTCTTCAGGCGCTCACCGGCAATGACGATCTGGCTTTTAGTCATGCTGATCTGGATGGAGACTTTGATCCAAATCATCATGACCAGCTCATGCAG AAATTCTTTGGAGATAATTACTATGAAGAGCAGGAAGAGGAGAAGCCTCAGTTTGAAGATGACGATAATCTTGAGG AGCACTGGAACTGGGACACGTGGACAGGAGAAGAGCGAGAAGAAACGTACGAAGACGAGGCCGATTACGACGCCTCGGAGCCGCACTGCGATGACCAGGATTTCATT ATGGATGCCGACTACGATCCCAGCCAGCACAGCGAgtcgaaaaagaagaaaaaggagaggAAGAAAATGAAGAAGGAAGATCTACCTCAAATGGGCAAGAAGAGAAAGAAGTCTCAATTTGCAGAAGCGGTCATGAAAAGCAAGCCTGTATTCGATCCTC AGGAGAAGAGCTTCGAGCAATACCTGGATGAATACTATAAACTGGACTACGAGGACGTCATCGACGACCTCCCGTGCAGGTTTCGGTACAGGCAGGTCCTGCCCAATGACTTTGGTCTGTCCACCGATGAG ATCTTGAGTGCTGAGGATAAGGAACTCAATCGATGGTGCTCTCTGAGGAAGACCTGCATGTTCAG ATCTGACCAGGAAGAGATGAATGATTTGAGGAACTTCAAGTTGAAATCACAGAATTTTaagaagagaaaagaaataCTAGTTTCTTTGTATTCTGA AAACAATAATGAAGTGTCAACTGCAAAATCCACAATGGGAAAGAAACGACGCGACCGTGTGAAAAATGCTGAACGACGCAACAGAGAAGACGAGGACGGCGCCACAGCCTCAATGATGGACACATCGGACGAGACCGCCCAAACTCTTCGGCAGTCTGGGTCGGATGAAGAGGGACCAGAGGAGGAGTTTCTCAAGAAGAAGCTCAAATTAGAGGACACATCGGAGGAGGAGGTTGGGTCTAATGTAGAGGAACCAGAGGAGGAGATCAAACTCGAGGAGAAAGCCAAGCCACCGGCTGCCGATGACAAAGTTCACGTTAAAGACGTAGCCAAGACAAAATTGGCCAAGAAGAAGCAAAAGCAATCAGGTGGACGCGGCAAACGAACGGTCGGAGTGAAAATAGGAGATCAGGAGTTTAGTAAACAAAGACTGAAGGCATATGGTTTGAATCCCAAGAGACTGTTCTTCAGACAGCTTGGAAGGCAAAGACGGAAAGATCAACAGAAGAAAGAGAAGCAGAAAAACAAGACTGCTTAA